The Vicia villosa cultivar HV-30 ecotype Madison, WI linkage group LG1, Vvil1.0, whole genome shotgun sequence genome includes a region encoding these proteins:
- the LOC131609770 gene encoding transcription factor DIVARICATA, with amino-acid sequence MFRETIAVSAATTRWASHHQTQWTRDHDKLFERALLIVPEDLPNRWEKIAEKVPGKSAAEVRDHYEALVHDVLEIDSGRVEVPSYSDESAVNEWDSSNQISFGSKVKHGGGDNERKKGTPWSEEEHRLFLIGLSKYGKGDWRSISRNVVVTRTPTQVASHAQKYFLRQNSVKKERKRSSIHDITSVDSDSAPTPIDQNWVPPPGGVSMQQSQEMQHYPSNNFQDQMGTYGYSSYGFQM; translated from the exons ATGTTTCGGGAGACAATCGCCGTGTCCGCCGCCACGACGCGGTGGGCGAGTCATCATCAAACTCAGTGGACTCGGGACCACGACAAGCTCTTCGAGCGAGCTCTGTTGATCGTGCCGGAGGATTTGCCGAACCGGTGGGAGAAGATCGCCGAGAAAGTTCCGGGGAAGTCGGCGGCGGAAGTTAGGGATCACTATGAAGCTTTGGTTCATGATGTGTTGGAGATTGATTCCGGAAGGGTTGAGGTTCCGAGTTACTCTGATGAATCGGCGGTGAATGAATGGGATTCTTCTAATCAAATTTCGTTTGGTTCGAAGGTTAAACATGGCGGTGGTGATAACGAGAGGAAGAAAGGAACGCCGTGGAGTGAAGAAGAACATAG GTTGTTTCTTATTGGGCTTAGCAAATATGGGAAAGGAGACTGGAGAAGCATATCAAGAAATGTTGTGGTGACCAGAACACCAACCCAGGTAGCTAGCCATGCTCAAAAGTACTTTCTTCGCCAGAACTCGGTGAAGAAAGAGCGAAAAAGATCAAGTATTCATGACATTACTTCTGTAGACAGTGACTCTGCTCCTACCCCTATTGATCAGAACTGGGTTCCTCCTCCCGGTGGTGTTTCAATGCAACAATCTCAAGAAATGCAGCACTATCCATCAAACAATTTTCAAGATCAAATGGGTACATATGGGTATTCAAGTTATGGCTTTCAGATGTAA